One window of the Myxococcaceae bacterium JPH2 genome contains the following:
- a CDS encoding demethoxyubiquinone hydroxylase family protein has protein sequence MPQTNPFHSLTPRKLTDSELARSIRLNIEAELDAINLYAAHLDATDNPEAKAILQHVMDEEREHAALFWQLIARLDPAQAQHDREASAKYQLITTGASHEAVEAVGEGGASAEESNFPKRFTVGNLRP, from the coding sequence ATGCCGCAGACGAACCCCTTCCACTCGCTGACGCCGCGCAAGCTGACGGACTCGGAGCTGGCTCGCTCCATCCGACTCAACATCGAGGCGGAGCTGGACGCCATCAACCTCTACGCGGCGCATCTGGATGCCACGGACAACCCGGAGGCCAAGGCCATTCTCCAGCACGTGATGGACGAGGAGCGCGAGCACGCGGCGCTCTTCTGGCAGCTCATCGCGCGGTTGGACCCGGCCCAGGCGCAGCATGATCGCGAGGCCTCGGCCAAGTATCAGCTCATCACGACCGGTGCGTCGCACGAGGCCGTGGAAGCCGTGGGGGAGGGTGGCGCTTCCGCCGAGGAGTCCAACTTCCCCAAGCGCTTCACGGTGGGCAACCTGCGCCCGTAG